The Quercus lobata isolate SW786 chromosome 4, ValleyOak3.0 Primary Assembly, whole genome shotgun sequence genome segment gatgagatggttcgattCCCTCCAGctgaattccatagattcctttaaacagcTGACGCAGGCTTTCGGTTCCCGTTTCATCACCAGCACtagagtccctcggccccttgattccctcctatccttgtccatgcgggaaggagagacgctgaaggcctactcggatagatactgggaaatgtataaCGAGATCGAAGGGAAATATGATGACGTCGCCATCAGTACGTTCAAAAGGGGCTTGCCGACCGAACACggcttaagaaagtccctcactggAAAGCCGGTCACCagcgtgcgccaactcatggaccgaattgacaagtacaaaagggtcgaggaggaccagCAGATGAGGGAGGGTAAGGCGAAGGTCGTCCcttaggagaggagggacttcaggtcggaacgaTTTAACAACAGTAACAGGCCGAGAAGGGACTATGTAGAGCAGTTCGGATCTACTGGGGCTCaggcagtccatgctgtgttccgagaacctCTTCACAAAATCCTAGAGAAGGTGAAATATGAGCCTTCCTTTcagtggccgaacaagatggctggCGACCCTTTGAAGCGTAATCAGAACCTGTATTGCGCATACCATCAGGAGCCCGGTCACACTACTGATGATTGCAGGAACCTGAAGAACTATTTAGACCGGCtcgtccgagaagggaagctgAGGCATCTGCTGCATCGCTCTGAAGGATGGCAAGAACCATCGAACAATGAAACCAGACAAAGTACATtgaggccacccattggcacGATTAATGTCATTCTCGCCGCACCTGGAAGGACAGGATCTGCCCCCTTCAGGGTAATGTCAGTGAGCAGTTTCCAAACTGAGCCAAGTGGCAGAGAACCCAAGAGAGCTAGAAAGAGCGCCACGCCATTAATCGGGTTCACAGAGGAAGACAAATAAGGGACTATTCAACCCCATGATGATGCCCTAGTAGTCACACTCAGAATAGGGGGTTATGACGTGAAGAGGGTATTAGTTGATCAGGGCAGCGTCGTGGAGGTAATGTATCCTGATTTGTATAAGGGGCTGAACTTGAAGCAGGAAGACCTGTCGCCATACGATTACCCCATGGTCagctttgaaggaaaaatcGTTATCCCGAAAGGCATGATCAAGTTGCCTGTGCAAACAGATTCAAACGTGGTAGAAGTGAGCTTCATTGTCGTAGATGtatactcaccctacaccgctACTGTTGCCTGGCCATGGATTCATGCACTAGGGACTGTGCCGtcaaccttgcaccaaaaagtgaagtatCTTTCAGGAGATCGGATCATGGAAATAATAGGGAGCCAAGAaatggctaggcaatgcatggtgtcggcAATATCACAACGTCTTAGTAATGAGCCCTCCACTTCAGCCGAGAGggacttatagcaatcaaagatCTCTGCGCCGACTACGTGTAATGGAGGGTCGGCCGCGGATGTGAAGTGTGAGGAGCTAGAGAAAGTACTCGTCGAAGCAGACCCTGAGaggttttttcaaattggttCAGAACTACCGCCCGAGGAGAAAACAACACTGACTGCTTTCCTCCGAAAAAATGTAGACGTGTTTGCCTGGGACCCCTATGAGACCCCCGGGGTCGACCTAGATTTCATCTACCACCACCTTAATGTGAACCCGGCCATAACACCTAAGAGGCAGGCTCCTCGACGACCGTCGAAAGAACATACCGACGCCGTGAGAGAAGAGGTTGCAAGATTGAAGAAAGTCGGGGCTATTAAGGAGGTGTTCTATCCCGAGTGGTTGGCTAACATGgtagtggtgaagaagaagagcgggaaatggcgAGTCTGCGTAggcttcacggacctgaacaggGCGTGTCCCAAGGATCCCTTCCCAATGCCCAGGATAGACCGGTTGGTAGATTCAACTGTCAGACACCCAAGGATGAGTTTTCTAGACGCTTttcagggctaccaccagataccTTTGACTGCCGAAGACCAAGAGAAGACTACTTTTGTCACCCTAGTTGGGAATTACCActataaagtgatgcccttcggcctaaaaaatgccgggtcaacctatcaaaggatgatgaccaggatgtttgaacagCAGATGGGTAAAAACGTTGAAGTgtacatagacgacatggtggttaaAAGTAAGTTAGCCCCCAACGATATTGAAGATCTCGGCAACGTTTTTCAAATACTGAGAAAGTATAAACTATGGCTAAACGCAACCAAATGTTCGTTTGGAGTGGGATCTGAAAAATTCCtgggctatatggtgactcaCAGAGGCATTGAGGCAAACCCCGACCAAATAAGAGCCATCCATGGcttgcagcctcctcggaaccCTAAAGAAGTCCAGAAGCTTACTGGTATGGTTGCAgctttaaaccgtttcatctcGCGCTCAGCAGATAGATGCAGGCCATTTTTTCTCCTGTTAcataagtggaaaggatttgagtggaaTGAGGAGTGCACTATGGCTTTCCAAAAATTAAAGGAGTACCTCGGCCGACCACCAATTATGTCCAGTCCAAATGCCGAcgaggttttgtttgcctacatAGTAGTGGCCCGGCATGCAGTAAGCCTGGTGCTAATCCGAGAGGACAACGGCACACAACGACCAATCTATTATGTTAGCAAATCCCTGCAGGAGGCAAAAACCCGCTATCTACCCTTTGAAAAGGCTATCTTGGCCGTCGTGCAGGCAACGCGAAAGCTTCCCCACTACTTCCAAGCGCACACTGTGGTAGTGCTAACACAACTCCCCATAAAATCTGTCCTACGCAGCGCCGATTACACAAGCAGAATTGCAAAGTGGGGAACGATCCTGGGCGCTTTCGATCTTAAATACATGCCTCGTACTGCAGTAAAGGGCCAGGTCCTTGCCGACCTAATAGCCGAGTTTGCGGAGCCCACGCTAGAGGAACAAAACATGGCGGGAACACTAGGGACTGATGAGAAGATGATCAGCGCAGTCTCTCAGCATGAAAACACTTGGTGGAAAGCATACATTGATGGCGCGTCgaaccaaaggggctcaggATTGGGACTTGTCCTGGTCTCACCTGAAGGGATCACAATAGAGAAGTCATTGAGACTCGGTTTTACAGCAACGAATAACGAAGCCGAATATGAGGCACTACTGGAGGGAATGGGAATGATTCGAAAAATGGGGGGAAAATCGGTAGACATGTTCTCGGATTCAAGACTTATTGTGGAGCAGGTAAATGGAGACATGGAGGCAAATGACGAAAAAATGCAAGATTATCTAGTACGGGTTAAGCACCTGCAGGCCCATTTTCATCAATTCCGCTTGACGCACATACCTAGAAGCGGGAACACTCATGCCGATTCTCTCGCGACGTTGGCCACCTCCTCGGCCCAACCCTTACCTCGAGTCATTCTGGTAGAAGAGGTCCTCCGTCCATCAACAAAAAGGGCCAATGGGATTGGAATACATAACATCAGAGCAGGACCGAGTTGGATGGACCCTATCGCTCTGTACTTAAAGCATGACACCTTGCCAGACGATAAGGTCGAGGCTGGCAAAATCAGGAGAAAGGCTACTCGATTCTGGTTATTGGAGGACTCCAAGCTTTACAGACGCTCGTTTTCAAGGCCGTATTTGCTATGTGTGCACCCAGAGGCTGCAGAGTTCATCCtggaggagttacatgaaggaatttgcggaAGTCACACGGGGGGTAGGTCTTTGTCCCACAGAGCTTTAACGctgggttattggtggccgagcatgcataaGGAAGCCCTGgattatgtgaagaagtgcgaccaatgccagagattcgctCCGAGCATACACCAGCCTGGTGGAGAGCTAAACCCAATGTCCAGTCCCtagccatttgcacaatggggcctAGATATACTTGGTCCATTCCCTAAGGCAACAGGAAAATTTCTTCTCGTCGGCaccgactacttcaccaaatgggtagaggctGAGGCGCTGAAAAACATTAGGGATGTCGATGTCAAGAAGTTTCTCTGGAAGAACATAGTCACTAGGTTTGGCACCCCGCACACCTTGGTAtcggacaacgggctccagtttgatagcaaagccttTAGAAGGTACTGCAGCGAGCTGGGAATTGTCAACCGGTATTCCACACCAGCTTACCCCCAGAGTAATGGCCAAGTAGAAGCCGTCAACAAGACCATAATGAACGGACTGAAAAAGAGACTAGATGACGCAAAAGGAAGAGGGGTAGAAGAGTTAGCCCATGTCTTATGGACATACCGCACCACGCCTTGTAGGTCCACAGGggaaacccctttttcaatgacctatgggGTCGAGGCTTTCATTCCACTGGAGGTGAACTTCCCAACCTAGAGGACCACCACCTTTTGTCCCGCTACCAATGACAAACTTCTAGAAAAGAGCTTGGACCTCATCGATGAAAGAAGGGAAGGCGCGATGGTCCACCTAGCTAACTATCAGcagaagctcaagcaaggttacgaCGCCAAGGTGAAGTCTAGGCCATTGGCGCCTGGAGATCTAGTACTGAGGAAAGTCTTGGGCACTGCGAGGAACCCCGCATGGGGAAAGCTCGGACCAAACTGGGAAGGACCGTACCGTATCACTTCCGTAGCTGGCGTAGGAGCCTACTTTTTAGAAGACTTGGATGAACGTGTAGTtccacgcccttggaatgtaaacaacctgaaaaggtactgttattaatgaaagatgTAATCTTTAGTGCCGTATTGCTGTGCAGTTACTtgaactaagtgttaaacagaacccaagtcctgcctggctcctcgaaccacagacttgggggaaattaacaattaagcAATTCTAGCcgagtgttaaacagaacccaagtcctgcctggctcctcggaccacagacttgggggaaattaaccacgaagcaattccaactaagtgttaaacagaacccaagtcctgtctggctcctcggaccacagacttgggggaaattaaccacgaaacaattccaactaagtgttaaacagaactcaagtcctgcctggctcctcaaaccacagacttggaggaaattaacaattaagcAATTCTAGCcgagtgttaaacagaacccaagtcctacctggctcctcggaccacagacttgggggaaattaaccacgaaacaattccaactaagtgttaaacagaacccaagtcctgcctggctcctcggaccacagacttgggggaaattaaccacgaagcaattccaactaagtgttaaacagaacccaagtcctgcctgactcctcgaaccacagacttgggggaaattaacaattaagcAATTCTAGCcgagtgttaaacagaacccaagtcctacctggctcctcggaccacaaacttgggggaaattaaccacgaagcaattccaactaagtgttaaacagaacccaagtcctgcctggctcctcgaaccacagacttgggggaaattaacaaagAAGCAATTCTAGCCGagtgttaaacaaaactcaagtcctgcctggctcctcggaccacagacttgggggaaattaaccacgaagcaattccaactaagtgttaaacagaaccgaaatcctgcctggctcctcggaccacagacttgggggaaattaaccacgaggCAGTTCTCCGTAAGTGATAAAAAGGGCCCAAATCCTATCTGGCTCTTCGGATCGGGGACTTGAAAGAATAAGGTTCGCAGCCAGTGCGCCTAATTATTAACTATCGTTCTATTCACGTATTCACTCACGCTTGGTTATCAATAGTTAGTGAAGAAATAAACATCCattcatgattaaaaaaaaaaaaaaaaaggaagggagGTAGACAATAATATTTGAAAGAATATAACCTTtgtcattaaaatataaaagcaGTTCTGTTTACAAACACTGACGAGGCAAAACAAAACGAAATATAAAAGATGAGACAAATAAATCCTACACTAATCTCCTAAGGGGCCTGAGCAGGAGTGGGCTGACCATCAGCTACTTAGGTCCCCGGGGCAACCTCCTTGGCCTGTGCGACGATCTCCTTGATGGAAAGGCTGTCCTCGGGTGGCTTGTCCTGCGCGGCCTGCTCATTGCCCCCAGCCTCGAGAATAAAGGAGTCTGTTGGAAGAGGCTCTTTGGAGGCATCCTCATCAGGAATTTCGCGTACTTCCTCTGGGAAGAAGATGTTCTCAGCTTTCCTGAGATCAGAATCCGCTGGGACAGCTGCCCGATCAAGGGCTACACCCCAAGACGTGGTGATGTATTCCCTGCAGACGatggctacctcctcggccagCCTAGCCTCAGTATCATGAACTCCACGCTCATAGGAGGCCGCCACAGCCTTCTCAGCAGCTTCTCTGGCCAAGCGGGCCTCCTCCTTGGTCCTTGCAAGCTTAGCCTTGAGCGTGGAGACCGCATGCTGCTCCGCTGTAAGTTTCTCCTCAGATTGGCGGAGGTTTATGCGCAGTTCATCAGCTTGTTTTTCGGCATTCTTAAGGCCGGCTTCCGCGCTCGCATGAGCTTTCTTCAcctcctttatttctttatcttGATGCTCAAAATCTTGTTTGAGATCTCCAGCAGCCTTTTCGGCGGCATAGCGGGACTAAGCCTCCCTATGCAACTCCTCGCGAGCCTTCTTGGCCCATTCCTCCGCAACAAAAATCTGTTGAGTGACCTGCGCTTGGAAGTAAATAAAAACCCTATTAAAACATGACGATAATAGAGTGCGCAATATAGGGACGAGATAGAAGATTCCACTTACCATGGCCATGTCCCTCTTCAAGGACATGAAAAGTTCTAGTTGGCGAGTCTTTCTGAGCCCCTCCATATCACGAGGCAAGAGAAGAGGTTGCTGCAGGGCCTCGGCCAAGTACGATGCCTGCTCTCGTTGGGATTCCCATAGGGTCGCATCCCAAGGGATCGGGGCACCGTCCAATTCAATCCGAGGCGACCATGTTCGTTGTTCCCTACGAGTGGCTGCCTCATCTCGGGTATCAGTGGACCTAGTCCTCTTATCTCGGGGCTCTTTTGTTTCCTTGCCCTTCTTCTGAGGCCTGGCCTTCTCACGGCCAATCTCTCCCTCCCCCGTTTCTTCTACCTGCCTTTTTCTCCTTAAGTTAGTCATAGGCTGCAGCGCCACATTTGACGAGAAAGGAGGGAGAGGAAGAGCGGGAGCCTTAGTGGCAGCTTGTTCCTTCGGGACATCCTTAGAGGACTGTCCTTTGCTCCTGTTGGATAGAAGGCCCCTGAGGCCTGTCCTCGGCTTCAagtccattccttcttcttcaatttcttcgcTAATGTCAACTTGTGCGATGCCAGTATCAGGAGCCGCTGAAGCACGGTCTAGATCGGCGTCGGAGTCCGAGAGTTCTACTACCCTGGCCGACACCTCTCTTTCCTCAGGAAAATGAAACTGGTCTATTTGTTCTTCCAAGGATGAATGCGAAGAACCAGCCTCCTCTTCCAGGATAACCACTGGGGGAAAGGCACGTTGGGGAGGCAGCTGAATAGGGGGTAAGTCTGTGGAAGCAAGGAACCCCGGTATGGATACGTCAATACGTGCTAATCTTagactgccagcccttatagcttGGCCGGGATCCACCAAGGATCGAGTGAGAGGAACGTAGTCCAAAATCAAAGGAGTCGACTGTAATTGTCCATCCTCGCTCACGAAAATCTCAGATCTTAGGAGGAAATTTAGAGCCGGGACGTTGACTAAGCTCAGCTGAGGGGATGTTCGCTCCTTGTCTGCAAAGGCCATTAAAGGGTTTGTGTTAGTCTGAGGAGGCATGCAACCAAACCAACAagtttaaaaaggaaaagaaagaaagaaagaaaaaaaggggggagagCTCGAAACTAAGGTCCTCCACATGGAATCTAATTCTATGACACCCCACCTGGCTCTCCTGCCCTAGTCGGGCAGTGAAGGCCGTCATGCCATGGTCCGGAGACGATCAGAtggtcgtccttcaagcctttgctgGACTTGAAAAGAcaggatatcaacctcactTCGTCAGTCCTGGACTTTAGGTAATATGAGTCGCCGAGCTTATGGCATTCATAAAGATGAACCACGTCGTGCCATGAAAGGATGAGGTTCATCTGGTCGTTTAAGGCGTCGGCACACCCTAGGATCCGGAACAGGTTCGCGGTGCACTGGTGTGGGGCCAACCTATGACCACGTAGGTAGTCCCTAGTTATTCTCCCCATTGGAAttgtcattcctccttccacgaAGGCTATCATTGGAATTGCGACTTCCCCCGTTCTTCTCTTGAACAAAATCTCCTTCTGGTAGCAATACTCTAAACCTACCTCCGGTGGGATACGATACTTCGCCCTGAAGCCCGCCATACCAGCCGGAGagtttaccattttttcaagccTACCCATCCCCTCTAATCCTAGACAGTGTGAAGGCAGTTTGTCTAACGAAGAGTAACGAAGAAGAAGCGTGCACTTACGGGTAAAAAGCTCGACGGAATCTTCAAGAGAACGGCGGCGAAGGCAAGAACGTGCTGAAGGAGAAGGCTCTAACGTGTTCTGAATACTGGAGTGTTCGTCAAAAGCGAGGAAGGAACGCCTTCCAAAACCTTATATACTCAGAGGGAGTTGGACAGACACACTCCCGCTTAGAGCAAATGAAATGTTGTCCACCATTGATCCGGTctccaaccgttggattgaaAGAACGTAAAACTCCCAAAAGCTGCAGTTACTTCTCCCAGGGTCAATAAATGCCTGCAGCATTAATGAGGCCTGTAAGGGCACGCCTCCGCACGTGCAAAGCAGGGACCCCCAGCGAACCATCCAGTGGGTATCAAAATCCTGCCTTTCCTCCTCGGATCAAGAAGAAAGAgtcggaattttgaggggctattgtgggggtgAAGTTCATCAGTTAACAGTGGGCATTGGCACCCATGCGGGGCCCAACCATATTAGGAAGTGAGGACTTCCAGTCCAATCCTGTTGGGCCGGGCCGGGCCTGTTTAAgaggcgtccgaggaggaat includes the following:
- the LOC115984766 gene encoding uncharacterized protein LOC115984766, with translation MYPDLYKGLNLKQEDLSPYDYPMVSFEGKIVIPKGMIKLPVQTDSNVVEVSFIVVDVYSPYTATVAWPWIHALGTVPSTLHQKVKYLSGDRIMEIIGSQEMARQCMVSAISQRLSNEPSTSAERDL
- the LOC115984767 gene encoding uncharacterized protein LOC115984767, whose translation is MFEQQMGKNVEVYIDDMVVKSKLAPNDIEDLGNVFQILRKYKLWLNATKCSFGVGSEKFLGYMVTHRGIEANPDQIRAIHGLQPPRNPKEVQKLTGMVAALNRFISRSADRCRPFFLLLHKWKGFEWNEECTMAFQKLKEYLGRPPIMSSPNADEVLFAYIVVARHAVSLVLIREDNGTQRPIYYVSKSLQEAKTRYLPFEKAILAVVQATRKLPHYFQAHTVVVLTQLPIKSVLRSADYTSRIAKWGTILGAFDLKYMPRTAVKGQVLADLIAEFAEPTLEEQNMAGTLGTDEKMISAVSQHENTWWKAYIDGASNQRGSGLGLVLVSPEGITIEKSLRLGFTATNNEAEYEALLEGMGMIRKMGGKSVDMFSDSRLIVEQVNGDMEANDEKMQDYLVRVKHLQAHFHQFRLTHIPRSGNTHADSLATLATSSAQPLPRVILVEEVLRPSTKRANGIGIHNIRAGPSWMDPIALYLKHDTLPDDKVEAGKIRRKATRFWLLEDSKLYRRSFSRPYLLCVHPEAAEFILEELHEGICGSHTGGKFLLVGTDYFTKWVEAEALKNIRDVDVKKFLWKNIVTRFGTPHTLVSDNGLQFDSKAFRRYCSELGIVNRYSTPAYPQSNGQVEAVNKTIMNGLKKRLDDAKGRGVEELAHVLWTYRTTPCRSTGETPFSMTYGVEAFIPLEVNFPT